From the uncultured Trichococcus sp. genome, one window contains:
- a CDS encoding NAD(P)H-hydrate dehydratase, producing the protein MKKLINSQQMKKIDAFTIDEIGIPAMVLMENAANQVVAAMEERISREDIILVICGSGNNGGDGLAAARILLNHSFQVDVFLIGERDKLSAESKKQLDIIENLDMVIWDDVSEINFKGYTVLVDAIFGIGLDRPAEGKYAETIQLMNDFHGYVFAVDIPSGISADNGQVLGTAVRADVTITFGIEKIGQLLYPGSLHTGKLIVSDIGFPPNAMDVISSNVLFYDESDLFSLPRRAAYSNKGTYGRVVIIAGSANMSGAAFLSAKAAYRTGAGLVQIVTPEENRAILQMQLPEAILTTYQTDGLDQESERLKIIAAVSCADAIVLGPGIGKSDAARTVVDLVLENSQIPLIVDADALNILSDRYNDASFPGTDSRARISAVAQAVPEGSILTPHLKELARLLDQDLAEIKADLLGTADFCTADTDLTFVMKDARTVVAHQDERFINATGNNGMATGGSGDALTGIIAGLLAQGLAPSEAAKLGVYIHGLAGDIAAQEKSEYSLMASDLIEALPAVLR; encoded by the coding sequence ATGAAAAAACTTATCAACAGCCAACAGATGAAAAAAATCGATGCCTTTACGATCGATGAGATCGGCATCCCAGCCATGGTGCTGATGGAAAATGCGGCGAATCAGGTCGTCGCGGCCATGGAAGAACGCATCTCAAGAGAGGACATCATCCTGGTGATCTGCGGTTCAGGCAACAACGGCGGCGACGGACTGGCGGCAGCCCGAATTTTATTGAACCACAGCTTCCAGGTGGATGTATTCCTGATCGGCGAACGCGACAAATTGTCCGCTGAGTCCAAAAAACAACTCGACATTATCGAAAACTTGGACATGGTCATCTGGGATGACGTCAGCGAAATCAATTTCAAAGGCTACACCGTCTTGGTCGATGCGATTTTCGGCATCGGACTGGACAGGCCGGCCGAAGGGAAATACGCGGAGACGATCCAACTTATGAACGATTTCCACGGCTATGTCTTTGCTGTCGACATCCCATCCGGCATCTCCGCCGACAATGGACAAGTGCTGGGCACCGCTGTCCGGGCCGATGTGACCATCACTTTCGGGATCGAAAAAATCGGCCAACTGCTCTACCCCGGTTCCTTGCATACCGGAAAACTGATCGTCAGCGATATTGGTTTCCCGCCGAACGCGATGGATGTCATTTCTTCGAACGTGCTGTTCTATGATGAGAGTGATCTTTTTTCGTTGCCAAGGCGCGCGGCCTATTCGAACAAAGGCACTTACGGCCGGGTCGTGATCATCGCCGGATCCGCAAACATGAGCGGGGCTGCCTTCCTGTCCGCAAAAGCCGCCTACCGCACTGGCGCAGGTCTGGTCCAGATCGTCACACCGGAGGAGAATCGTGCCATCCTTCAGATGCAGCTGCCTGAAGCCATCCTGACGACTTATCAAACGGACGGGTTGGATCAGGAGAGCGAACGCCTGAAAATCATCGCCGCAGTTTCCTGCGCCGATGCGATTGTCCTCGGTCCCGGAATCGGAAAGTCCGATGCTGCCCGCACGGTAGTCGATCTGGTCCTCGAAAATAGCCAAATCCCTTTGATTGTTGATGCGGACGCCTTGAACATCCTTTCCGATCGTTACAACGATGCCTCTTTTCCGGGAACCGATTCCCGTGCCCGCATCAGCGCAGTGGCTCAGGCCGTTCCGGAGGGAAGCATCCTTACCCCTCACCTGAAGGAACTGGCGCGTCTTTTGGATCAGGATCTTGCGGAAATAAAAGCGGATCTCTTGGGGACTGCGGATTTTTGCACGGCTGATACGGATCTGACTTTTGTCATGAAGGATGCCCGGACTGTCGTGGCCCATCAGGATGAGCGTTTCATCAACGCGACCGGCAACAATGGCATGGCGACAGGCGGTTCGGGCGATGCCCTGACCGGCATCATCGCCGGCTTGTTGGCCCAAGGCTTGGCCCCTTCCGAAGCGGCCAAACTGGGCGTCTACATCCACGGTTTGGCGGGAGATATCGCAGCCCAGGAAAAATCTGAATACAGCTTGATGGCTTCCGATCTCATCGAAGCTTTACCGGCAGTATTGCGGTGA
- a CDS encoding cob(I)yrinic acid a,c-diamide adenosyltransferase: MKYSIYTRTGDKGNTRIGGGKVFPKNAERIETFGALDGLNSWFGLVRTKNDCGEDIQEDMALIQQFLFDCSSDLSIPKGHREYKLAQDHIDWLEQKIDGYSEEPEEIQYFIIPGGTELASWFHILRTTTRDAERRIVTFMEAEPDEVNPFVLKFINRLSDYLFVVARVANARKGVPDVPYERSEKVFRISGEQGSSKGKTE, translated from the coding sequence ATGAAATACAGCATCTACACACGCACCGGTGACAAAGGCAATACACGCATCGGAGGCGGAAAAGTTTTTCCGAAAAATGCCGAAAGGATCGAAACTTTCGGCGCGCTGGATGGTCTGAACTCATGGTTCGGGTTGGTCCGGACGAAGAATGATTGCGGGGAGGATATCCAGGAGGACATGGCGCTTATCCAGCAGTTCCTGTTCGATTGTTCCTCCGATCTATCGATACCGAAAGGGCACCGGGAGTACAAGCTTGCGCAGGATCACATCGACTGGCTGGAGCAGAAAATCGATGGCTACAGCGAAGAGCCGGAAGAAATCCAGTATTTCATCATACCAGGCGGTACGGAACTGGCAAGCTGGTTCCACATTTTACGGACCACAACCCGGGATGCGGAACGCCGGATCGTGACTTTCATGGAGGCGGAACCGGATGAAGTGAATCCTTTCGTCCTGAAGTTCATCAACCGTCTTTCGGACTATCTGTTTGTCGTCGCGCGGGTCGCCAATGCCCGTAAAGGCGTTCCCGATGTGCCATACGAACGCAGCGAAAAAGTGTTCCGCATTTCCGGAGAGCAAGGCAGTTCCAAAGGGAAAACGGAATAG
- a CDS encoding AI-2E family transporter, which produces MQKKETKPTVPEDTRLISFLGGRTIIFILSTLILFGVLIFTMDTISFIFKPLQVIFSTIVAPVILAIVFYYIFNPMVTFLEGRRINRGMATALVFVLFILMLVYGIVLLVPILSNQLTNLVNEFPSYIEQMNVYFDRLLANSTFKDYYEQAQSWLDNTVGSIPELILEWVGNSSEKIMDIFSTISSVVVVTVTFPVILFFMLKDQEKFKPFVMKNVPPVFRDDIEKISRQMSVQVGSYVQGQLLVALSLGALLIVGYLIIGLDYAFVLALIATLTAVIPFIGATIGVIPALFVAAFTSPAMLLKMAVVWALAQFIQGNIIEPSIMGRNLKMHPLTIIIVLLIMGNLLGLIGMILGVPLFAMLKILLEHVLEKFKLRYNRYFGDVAGTFELAEADPEPINGSTPVKDFATVDLAQDVQENENDTEEL; this is translated from the coding sequence ATGCAAAAAAAAGAAACGAAGCCAACAGTACCCGAAGATACGCGGCTCATCTCTTTCTTGGGCGGCAGGACGATCATCTTTATCCTGTCCACCCTTATCCTATTCGGCGTACTCATCTTCACGATGGATACCATTTCCTTCATCTTCAAACCGCTGCAGGTCATTTTTTCGACCATCGTTGCACCTGTGATTTTAGCAATTGTCTTCTATTATATCTTCAATCCGATGGTGACTTTCCTTGAAGGGAGGAGAATCAACCGGGGTATGGCGACAGCACTTGTCTTTGTCCTCTTCATTTTGATGCTGGTCTATGGGATTGTCCTTTTGGTTCCAATCTTGTCGAATCAACTGACGAATCTGGTCAATGAATTTCCTTCCTATATCGAACAGATGAATGTCTATTTCGACAGACTGCTCGCGAACAGTACTTTCAAGGACTATTACGAACAAGCGCAAAGTTGGTTGGACAACACAGTGGGCAGCATTCCTGAGCTGATCCTGGAATGGGTCGGCAACTCGAGCGAAAAAATCATGGATATTTTTTCCACCATTTCCAGCGTAGTGGTCGTGACTGTCACTTTCCCGGTCATCCTTTTCTTCATGCTGAAGGACCAGGAGAAGTTCAAACCTTTTGTCATGAAGAACGTCCCGCCTGTTTTCCGTGATGATATCGAAAAGATATCCAGACAGATGTCGGTTCAGGTCGGGTCCTATGTCCAAGGTCAGTTGCTTGTTGCGCTGAGTCTGGGCGCCTTGCTGATAGTCGGCTATCTGATCATCGGTTTGGATTATGCATTCGTCCTTGCGTTGATCGCTACCTTGACGGCGGTCATCCCTTTCATCGGTGCCACCATCGGGGTCATCCCGGCTTTGTTCGTTGCGGCCTTCACCTCCCCGGCCATGCTTTTGAAGATGGCCGTTGTCTGGGCCTTGGCGCAGTTCATCCAAGGCAACATCATCGAACCGAGCATCATGGGACGGAACTTGAAGATGCACCCATTGACGATCATCATCGTTTTGCTGATCATGGGCAATCTGCTCGGCTTGATCGGGATGATCTTGGGTGTGCCGCTGTTCGCGATGCTGAAAATTCTCCTCGAGCACGTCCTTGAGAAATTCAAGTTGCGCTACAATCGGTACTTCGGGGACGTAGCCGGTACATTTGAACTGGCGGAGGCTGATCCTGAGCCGATCAACGGCTCAACACCGGTCAAGGATTTCGCGACTGTTGATTTGGCCCAGGATGTTCAGGAAAACGAAAACGATACAGAAGAGCTATAA